A single genomic interval of uncultured Desulfobulbus sp. harbors:
- a CDS encoding DotU family type IV/VI secretion system protein has product MTGPSFAPALLDHYTELVATVLYLGRAPERAPDIDRMAALLEQLLKRSQTRANKNGLTEERWLAGLYPVVAWIDEQLLNMDWPGKRFWAGRSLQRKLYQTTLAGRDFFVRLDKLPADDRPLREVYDLCLALGFRGQYFDPEDTDRLRDITHKNLQAMQLDLPLQLPDPLFADSESKVVFKGVQGYHPDNPVIQGLLWLLPALLLLGLYFALRGSLPAAG; this is encoded by the coding sequence ATGACGGGTCCATCCTTTGCCCCTGCCCTGCTTGATCACTACACCGAACTGGTCGCGACGGTGCTCTACCTGGGGCGCGCCCCGGAGAGAGCTCCGGATATAGACCGAATGGCGGCATTATTGGAGCAACTGCTGAAGCGATCCCAAACCCGGGCAAATAAAAACGGCCTCACCGAGGAGCGATGGCTCGCAGGACTCTATCCGGTGGTCGCCTGGATTGACGAGCAGCTGCTGAATATGGACTGGCCGGGGAAACGCTTTTGGGCAGGAAGAAGTCTGCAGCGAAAACTGTATCAAACCACCCTGGCTGGCCGAGATTTTTTTGTCCGTCTGGACAAGCTTCCTGCAGACGACCGCCCGTTGCGCGAGGTCTATGACCTCTGCCTGGCTCTGGGATTTCGCGGGCAATACTTTGATCCCGAAGATACGGACCGGTTACGCGACATCACGCACAAAAACCTGCAGGCAATGCAACTCGACTTGCCGCTGCAACTCCCTGATCCCCTTTTCGCCGACAGCGAGTCAAAGGTTGTTTTCAAAGGAGTACAGGGATACCACCCGGACAATCCGGTCATCCAGGGACTGCTCTGGTTGTTGCCGGCGCTCCTCCTTCTGGGGCTCTATTTTGCCCTGCGCGGAAGCCTGCCCGCTGCAGGATAA
- a CDS encoding type VI secretion protein IcmF/TssM N-terminal domain-containing protein: MLKKFLKFFLIILLLAAVAALLFWATLRWQLPWWVGPSLCAGCLGLWVAFRVGKRLFIRYRQKGLVAHVVASTPEPMAELGDGQNREQSLRNHWAKALSDLKNSTLRAIGSPTRVMPWFLILGESRDGKTSAIKQSHTSSPLTDIEASAEKQGTRNCDWWFCDQAVVLDTAGRYSIPLNESQDRREWEVFLELLLKTRKKKALQGVIVAVAANRLLTEDGASLTRKGQMIRQRLNQLMRLTGFRLPVYLLVTKMDLVHGFSDFFQCLSDVQAEETMGTTNDSPDRPYQDILNNAFDQLGTRLHDLRQILVHEIDMGQYPGAVLFPYEFQLLRNPLAQFCQGLFAFDRYLETPFLRGFYFSSSQQKGLPQSPFLSLIDGVIPTSVSAALPQASHD; this comes from the coding sequence ATGCTCAAAAAATTCCTCAAATTTTTCCTCATCATCCTGCTCCTGGCTGCGGTGGCCGCACTGCTGTTCTGGGCCACCCTCCGCTGGCAACTCCCCTGGTGGGTCGGCCCAAGCCTGTGTGCCGGTTGCCTCGGCCTATGGGTGGCCTTTCGCGTAGGCAAGCGGCTTTTCATCCGCTACCGGCAAAAAGGGTTGGTGGCCCATGTGGTCGCCTCGACACCGGAACCGATGGCGGAGTTGGGTGATGGGCAAAATAGGGAACAGTCCCTGCGCAACCATTGGGCCAAGGCCCTGTCCGACCTTAAAAACTCAACCCTACGCGCCATCGGCAGCCCGACCCGGGTCATGCCCTGGTTCCTGATCCTTGGTGAATCAAGGGACGGCAAAACCTCTGCCATCAAGCAGTCGCACACCAGTTCCCCTCTGACCGATATCGAGGCCTCGGCCGAAAAACAGGGAACACGTAACTGCGACTGGTGGTTCTGCGATCAGGCGGTGGTGCTCGATACAGCCGGTCGTTATTCCATCCCTCTCAACGAGAGCCAAGATCGTCGGGAATGGGAGGTTTTTCTTGAACTCCTGTTAAAAACCAGAAAAAAAAAGGCGCTCCAGGGAGTGATTGTGGCTGTTGCCGCCAACCGGCTGCTCACGGAAGACGGCGCCAGCCTCACCCGCAAAGGCCAGATGATTCGCCAACGACTCAATCAACTGATGCGTCTGACGGGTTTCCGCCTCCCGGTCTACCTCCTGGTGACCAAAATGGACCTGGTCCATGGGTTCAGCGATTTTTTCCAGTGCCTCAGCGACGTTCAGGCAGAGGAAACCATGGGCACAACCAACGACAGCCCCGACCGTCCTTACCAGGATATCCTCAATAACGCCTTTGACCAGCTGGGCACGCGCCTCCACGACCTGCGGCAGATACTGGTCCATGAAATCGACATGGGCCAATATCCGGGCGCAGTTCTTTTTCCCTATGAATTTCAGCTATTACGAAACCCATTGGCGCAATTCTGCCAAGGTCTGTTCGCCTTTGACCGCTACCTCGAAACACCTTTTCTCCGTGGGTTTTATTTCTCAAGCAGCCAACAAAAGGGGCTCCCGCAGTCTCCCTTTCTTTCACTGATCGACGGCGTCATTCCCACCTCCGTGTCGGCAGCACTTCCGCAGGCCAGCCATGACTGA